The Cellulomonas oligotrophica sequence AGGATCGCCGTGTGCGACGTCGGCCCGCCGGCGACGGTGACCACGGCGAGCACGCGCGCGGGGTCGAGGGTCGCGGTGAGGGCCGGGGCGAGGTCGTGCGCGACGAGCACGTACGGCTCCGCCCGCGTCGGCAGACCGGGCACGGGTCGCCCCGTGAGCTCGGCGACGAGGCGGTCGCGCACGTCGGTCACGTCGCGCACCCGCTCGGCGAGGTACCCGCCGAGGGCGGCGAGCTGGGCGGCCACCTCGTCGGCGGCCTCCCACACCGCCCGCTCCGGCACCAGGTGCTCGGTGCGGACGCGGGCCTGGGCGTCGGACAGCAGCGACGGGTCGGCCGCCATGGTCGCGGTCGCGTGCAGCAGCTCGGCGCTCTCGCCCGTGGCGGCGTCCGCGGCGGCATCCAGCGCGGCGCGCACCCGCTCGGCGGCGTCGGCGACCTGTCCGGCGGCGGCCTCGACGTCGGCTCCCGGCCGGAGCCGGGCGCCCGCGGGGGGCTCGTGCACCGGGTCGGGCAGCAGGGCTGCGGGCCCGACCACGCGTCCGGGGCTCACGCCGATGCCGGTCACCAGCCGCGTCGCGGTCACGCAGGTCCTCCTCGAGGTCGTGACGTCGGGCGGCGGGGTGCCGACGACGTCGTCGGGACGCCCCGAGTCTGGCCCGCCGCCGCCGCGACCGCCAGCCTCGGCGCGCCGCGTCTGCGCGTCGCCACGGGGGAGCACGGCGCCGTCCGAGCGCGGTGGGACGAGGGTCCTGGTGCGGGGTAGCCTGAGCCGTACCGTCCGCCGGCGGGTGCGGCAGCCCGCGCCCGCGAGGCGACGTCGATGACCTCGGGGAGTGCCATTGAGCAAGGCAGAGCAGATCCTGGCCGCGCTGGGCGGGGAGGCCAACGTGGTCGACCTCGAGCCCTGCATCACGCGGCTGCGGGTCGAGGTGGGCGACGCCCAGCTGGTCGACGAGACCGCACTCAAGGCGAGCGGCGCGTTCGGCGTCGTGCGGTCGGGCCACATCGTGCAGGTCATCGTCGGCCCCGAGGCCGACAACCTCGCCGCCGAGCTCGACAGCCTGCGCTGAGGTGACCGCCGTCCGGCTGCACAGCCCCGTCGCCGGGGTGGTGCGGCCGTTGGCGGACGTCCCCGACGTGGTGTTCGCCGAGGCCGTGGTCGGTCCCGGCATCGCCGTGGAGCCCGACCGCACGGGCCGGCAGGACGTGCTGGCGCCCTGCGACGGCGTGGTGGGTGCCCTGCACCCGCACGCGTTCGCCCTCGAGCTGGCCGACGGCCGCTCGGTGCTCGTGCACGCCGGCATCGACACGGTGCGGCTCGCCGGGCTCGGCTTCGAGCTGCACGTGCAGCGCGGCGAGGCCGTGCGCACCGGTCAGCGGATGCTCTCGTGGTCGCCCGTGGACGTCGCGGCCGCGGGCCTGGCGACGATCTGCCCGGTCGTGGCCGTCCAGGCGGACGACGCCGTGCTCGTGCCGCTGGCGCCCGAGGGCGAGCACGTCGCCGCCGGCGCCCCCCTGCTCGACTGGCAGGACTGACCGCTCACCGCTGCCGACCGGCAGGGCCGACGCGTCGTGGCGTCAGCCCTGCCGATGGCCCGCTCATCGCGCCGGCGGCGGCTCCACGGCCCCGTGCACGGGCGTGTCCCGCGGGTCGCGTGTCCCGGCGGCGGCACCGGTGCCGTCGACCTGGGCGTCGTCCTCGGCCCCGGCGTCCCCTGGAGCAGCCTCGTCGCCCGTGCCGTCGCCCGGCGCCGCGGGGCTGACCACGGCGGTCGTCGCGTCGGCGTCCGCCCCCGTCGCCCGGGCGCGGTGCGCCTCCAGCGCGTCGCGCTGACCCGCCAGGGGCACGTCCGCCTCCTCGAGCACCTGCCGGACGGCGACGCGCAGCGCCCGCGCCACGCGCCAGTGCTCGCCGGCGACCGTGCGGACCTTGAGCCGCACGCGCACCGCCTCGGCCGTGAGGTTCTCGGCCGTCGTGATGGTCGGCGCGCCCTCGAGCACGGCGCCGAGGGAGTCGTCCGCCGCGACCTGCGCCGCGGCGATCTCCAGCAGGTCGCGGACCCGGTCCAGGTCCGCGAAGTAGTCGACGTCGAGCTCGACGACGGCCGTGCCGAAGCCCTGCGTCTTGTTGCCGACGCGCAGCATCGACCCGTTCGGCACGTACCAGAGCGTCCCGTCGCCGTCCCGCAGCCGCGTCACGCGCAGCCCCACGGCCTCGACGGTCCCGGTGGCCGGGCCGACATCGACGACGTCCCCGACCCCGTACTGGTCCTCCATGAGCATGAACATGCCGGACAGCACGTCCTTGACCAGGCTCTGCGCACCGAAGCCGACGGCGACGCCGACGATGCCCGCCGACGCGATGAACGGCGCCAGGTTGACCCCGAGCGTGTCCAGCACGAGCAGCACGGTGATCGACCCGACGAGGATCGACGCCGTCGAGCGCAGCACCGAGCCGATGGTCCGGGCCCGCTGGGCGCGGCGCGCGGTGGCCAGCGGCGACGCCTTGAGCAGCACGGTGCGCACGTCCGCCCCGCCGCGGGCCGTGCCACCCTCGCCGGTGTCCTTGAGCCCGAACGCCTCGCCCTCGGCGATGTGGTCGGCGACCGAGCCGATGACCCGCCGCAGCAGCGCCAGGGCCACCGTGCCGATCAGCACGATCAGGACGATCCGCAGCGGGATGCCCACGAACCAGTCCCACCACGCGGCCAGCCACTCGGTGGTGGTCTCGCTCGTGTCCTTCAGCCCCGGAGGGGTCACGTCGGGGGAGGACGACGCGGTCGGCTCGACGAACGCGGTGAGGGCGGTGACGAGCAGATGGTTCACGCGGCGCCCCCGGCCAGGCCCGTGCGGTCCGCGACGAACTGCAGCTGCTCGACCGAGAGGGCGATCGTCCGCGAGAGGGACCGGCCGCCGTGCCCGACACCCGTCTCGCGGCGCACCAGCACCGGGCGGGTCGCGGGGTCGGACGACGTCGCGTGCTGCAGCGCCGCCGCGAGCTTGCGCGCGTGCAGCGGGTCCACGCGCGTGTCTCCCTCGAACACCGTGAACAGCACCGCCGGGTACGCGGTGCCCTCGACCACGCGGTGGTACGGGGAGTACCCCAGCAGCCAGTCCAGCTCCTCGGGCACGCCCGCGTCGCCGTACTCCTCGGTCCACGTCACGCCCAGGCCGAACCGCTGGTACCGCACCATGTCGAGCAGCGGCGCCGAGCACACGGCCGCCGCCCACAGGTCCGGACGCTGCGTCACGGCCGCCCCCACGAGCAGCCCGCCGTTGGACCCGCCCCAGCAGGCGAGCTGCGCCGGCGTCGTCCAGCCCGCGGCGACGAGGTGCTCGGCGACCGCGTGGAAGTCGTCGAAGACGTGCTGCTTGGCGCCGCGCATGCCGTCGCGGTGCCACTGCTCGCCCTCCTCGCCGCCGCCGCGCAGGTTCGCCACCACGTACACCCCGCCGGCCTCGACCCACGCGAGCGTGGAGGCCGAGTACGCGGGGTCGAGCGAGACCTGGAAGCCGCCGTACCCGTAGAGCACCGTCGGCGCCGGGGCGAGCGGCCGGCCGTCGGCGTCGACCCGGTCGGCGCGCGCGAGCACGAACGCCCGGACCGTCGTGCCGTCGGCGGACGTGACCTCGACCTGCTGCGTGCGCACGGCCGGCAGGTCCGGCACCTGCCCGGGCGGGCTCGCCCACACCTCGACCGCGCCCGTGGTCGCGTCGTAGCGGTGCACGTGCGGGACGGTCACGTGGTCGGTGTACGAGAACCACACCGACGTGCCGCCGTCGGGGCGCGTGACCAGGCCGGACACCGACCCCAGCCCGGGCAGCGGCACGACGCCGGCGTCACCCGCGCGCCGCGCGCCCGTGACCGGGTCGTGCACGGTGACCTCGCTGACCGCGTGCCGCCGCCACGACGCGAGCAGGTGCGTGGGCGTCGTGGCGTCACCGCCGTCGTCCACCAGGGCGACGTCCTCGAGCACCGCCTCGGGGTCCTCGGGCAGCAGGGTCGTCCACGACGCGACGCCCGGCGCCGCGGGGTCCGTCACCGCGAGCCGCCCGCGCGGCGCGTCGAGGTCCGTGTGCACGTACAGGCGCCCGTCGCGCCCGACCCACGCGGCGACCTCGGCGTCCAGCCCGACGGCGACCTCGACGAACGTCGGCGAGGCGATCCCGCCGGGCGCGTGCAGGTCGGCGATCCACACGTCCGTGCGCGGTGCGGTGCCCGCGGACGCCGACACCAGCAGCCACCGCCCGTCCCGGCTGACGGACACCCCGTAGTAGTTCGTCATGTCCAGGCCTGCGCCGAACAGCTCGACGTCCTGCTCGGCCGGCGTGCCCACGCGGTGCAGCCACACGCGGCGGTGGTACTGCTTCTCGTCGTCCGGCAGGCCCTCGGGCGGCAGCCGGCGCACGTAGCAGAACGCCTCGCCGCCGGGCAGCCACGCCACGGGGGAGTACCGCGCCCGGTCGATCGGGCCGTCGACCAGCGCGCCCGTGGCGACGTCGAGCACGTGCAGCACGCTCTCCTCGGTGCCCCCGTGCGAGACCTGGTACGCCAGCAGGTCGCCCTCCTTCGACGGCTGCCACGCGTCGAGCGTCGTCGTGCCCGCCGGATCCAGCACCAGCGGGTCCACCAGCACGCGCTCGCGCTCGCCGCCCGCACCGTCGGGCTCGACGACCACGACGACCGCGTGCTCCTGGTCCCCGCTGCGGCGGGACACGAACCGCCGGTCCCCGCGCCACGCCGGCGCACCCACGAACCCCGCCCCAAGCAGCTCGCCCAGGCGGTCGCGCAGCCGGTTCGTCGCGAACGGGCCGGCAGCGGGCACCGCCCGCTGCCGGTACGCCGCGTACAGGGCGTCCTGCGCGGCCGACCACTCCTGCGTCACGGGGGAGTCCACGTCCTCCAGCGCCCGGTACGGGTCCGGCACGGCGCGGCCGTGCAGGTCCTCGACGAGGTCGGTGCGCGGGGCGGGCGGGTACGGGCTGGCGGCGGCGGGCGCGTCGGTCGTCACGGTCGCCAAGGCTACGTCGACCACCCGTGCGACCCGGCGTGCCCCGGCACCGGGCGGCGAGACGCGCGCCCGTGTCCGGGCAGGTCACCCCGGTCTCTGGCAGGATCGAGACGTGGCCCACGCCGACATCCCCGACGACCTGCTGCGGCTGGCCGCGGCCCACCAGGTCGAGCCCGACTACCGGGGGCACGACGGCCTGCAGCACCGCGCGTCCGCGGACACCGTGCGCAAGGTGCTCGCCGCCCTCGGCGTCGACGCCTCGACCCCCGAACGTGTGCAGCTCGCGCTCGCGCACGTCGAGAACATGCCGTGGCGCCGGGTGCTGCCGCCCGTCGTCGTCGTGCGGCAGGGACGGCACGCGCACGTGCCCGTGCACGTCACCCACGGCGACCCCGTGCGCGTGTGGGTCGAGATCGACCCCGAGGCCGGCGGCGGGCGCCGCGAGGTCCCGCAGGCCGACGTCGTCGTCGACCCCCGCACCGTCGACGGACGCCTCGTCGGCCGCGCGACCTTCACGCTGCCCGCCGACCTGCCGCTCGGCTGGCACGAGATGCACGCCGTCGGCCCGTCCGGGTCCGCGCACAGCCCCGTCGTCGTCACGCCCGACCGGCTCCACCTGCCCGAGGCCGTCGCCCAGGACCGGGCCTGGGGCCTGATGGCCCAGCTGTACTCCGTGCGCTCGCGGGCGTCCTGGGGAGTCGGCGACCTGGCCGACCTCGCCGAGCTGTGCTGGCTGGCCGGCGACCAGATGGGTGCGGACTTCGTGCTCATCAACCCGCTGCACGCCGCCGAGCCCGTCGAGCCCCTCACGCCGAGCCCGTACCTGCCGACGACCCGTCGGTTCGTGAACCCGCTGTACGTGCGCGTCGAGGACGTGCGCGAGGCCGGCTACCTCTCGGCCGCCGACCGCTCCCTCGTCGAGTGGGCCGCCGAGCCCGTGCTGCCCCTGGACTCCGACCCCGGGCCCATCGACCGCGACGTCGCCTGGGCGGCCAAGCGGGCCGCGCTCGAGGTCGTGTTCGCCCACCCGCGCTCGCCCGCGCGGCAGGCCGCGTTCGAGGCGTTCGTCGAGGAGCAGGGCGAGGGGCTGCGCACGTTCGCGCTGTGGTGCGCGCTGCTGGAGCGGCACGGACCCGTCGCCGGGTGGCCCGCGGAGCTGCGCGACCCTGCCTCGCCCGCGGTCGCGGCGGCCGCCGAGGAGCTCGCCGACCGGGTCGAGCTCTGGACGTGGCTGCAGTGGGTCGCCGACGAGCAGCTCGCGCGCGCCCAGCAGGCCGCCCGGGACGCGGGCATGGCCATCGGCGTGATGCACGACCTCGCCGTGGGCGTGCACCCCGAGGGCTCCGACGCGTGGGCGCTGCAGGACGTGCTGGCCACCGGCGCGTCGGTCGGCGCCCCGCCGGACATGTACAACCAGCAGGGCCAGGACTGGTCGCAGCCGCCGTGGGACCCCACCGCGCTGGCCCGCGCCGCGTACCGGCCGTACCGCGACATGCTCCGCACCGTGCTGCGGCACGCGGGCGCCGTCCGCGTCGACCACGTCATCGGCCTGTTCCGGCTGTGGTGGATCCCCCAGGGCAACGGCGCCGCCGACGGCGCGTACGTGCGCTACGACCACGAGGCCCTCGTCGGCATCCTCGCCCTCGAGGCGCACCGCGCCGGTGCCGTCGTCATCGGTGAGGACCTCGGCACCGTCGAGCCGTGGGTGCGCGACTACCTGGCCGACCGGGGCGTGCTCGGCACGTCCGTGCTGTGGTTCGAGCAGGACGTGCACGGCGCGCCCCTGCCCCCCGAGCACTACCGCCCCCTGGTGCTGGCCACGGTGACCACGCACGACCTGCCCCCGACCGCCGGGTACCTCGCCGGTGAGCACGTCGCGCTGCGCGAGCGTCTCGGGCTGCTCACCCGCCCCGCGCCCGAGGTGCGGGCCGAGGCGTTCGCCGAGCGCGACCGCATGCTGGCGGCGCTGCGCCAGCGCGGGCTGCTCGGCGAGGACGCCTCCGAGCGGGAGGTCGTCGAGGCCCTGCACCGGTGGGTGCTGGCCACGCCGTCGCGCCTGGTCGGGGTGTCCCTCGCCGACGCCGTGGGCGAGCGACGCGCCCAGAACCAGCCGGGCACCGACCAGGAGTACCCGAACTGGAAGATCCCGCTCGCCGACGGCTCCGGCCACGTGGTGCTGCTCGACGACCTCGCGAGCAACGCCCGGCTGCGCTCGCTGGCCCGTGTCATGCAGCGGTGAGCGCAGCCCGCACACGGGTCCGCCGGCCGTGAGCGCGCGGCGCCTGCGCGTCGTCGGCACGTCCGGGTCGGGCAAGACGACGCTCGCGCGCGAGGCCGCCCGCCGCCTCGGCGTGCTGCACGTCGAGCTCGACGAGGTGGTGTGGCAGCCCGGCTGGGTCAAGCGCGACGCCGTCGAGGCCCTCGCCGACCTGCGCGCCCGCCTCGACGGGTCGCCGCGGGGCTGGGTCGTCGACGGCAACTGGGAGACCCTGCTCGGCCCCGGCATGCCCGCGCCCGACGCTCTCGTGTGGCTGGACTACCCGCGGCGCACCGTCATGGCCCGGGTGCTGCGCCGCACGCTCGCGCGCGGCCTGCTGCGCACCGAGCTGTGGAACGGCAACCGCGAGGACCTGCGCAACCTGCTGCGCCCCGAGCCCGAGGAGAACGTCGTGCTCTGGGCGTGGACCTCGCACAACCGCGTGGCGCACCGGTACGCCGCCCGCGCGGCAGCGGGGGAGCCGGTCGTGCGGCTGCGCAGCCCCCGCGAGGCCCGCGCCTGGCTGCGCACGCTGGCACCCGTGCCCCCAGGACCTGCCGACAGCTGACGTGCTGTGCTCGCTTCCGCACGACGGGGCGCTCAGGTGCCGACACGGGAGCCGTCGGCGCCACGCCTGACGGCCCCCGTCGCTGCGGTCAGCGTCCGCGCAGGCCCGAGGCGAGTGCGGCGTCGGTCTCCTCGAGGGTGGTGGCGGTGGTCTGGAGGTACTGGGAGAGGCTCGTCAGGGAGGAGACGACCTCGGTGGCGCCGGCGGTGAAGCGCTCGTAGGACTCGCCGAAGGCGACGGAGGCCTGGTCGGTGACGAACCCGGAGGAGATCAGCGAGGCGATGTAGGCCTTGAGCTCGTTGAGCTTGGTGGTGATCTCGTCCTGGCCGGTGGTCAGGCGCGTGGCCGCGGTGCGGATGTCCTGGTAGCTGACGTTGAGGTTGCTCATCGGGGTCCTCCGTGTGGTGGTGTGCGGTCACGATAGCGACCGTCGTGGGTGTGTCCTGCTGGGGTCATGCGCCCGGCGTTCGACGGGCTGGGTGGGGGATCTGCACGAGTCGGGTCCTGCCTGCCTCGACCCAGACGCCGCGTCCGGGTGGGTAGGTGGCGCGGGAGGCGCGGGGGAAGGGGACGCGGAAGAGGGTGTCTCCGTCGTGTGTCTCGGGTGCGAGGACCAGGCCGCGACGGGTGTTGCGGACCTCGGCGATCAGGGGCCATCCCGACGCCCAGGTCGGGGTCTCGCCCTCGGCGATGACGAGGTGTCCGTTGCGTCGCGCCGACTTGATGAGTGAGAGCAGCGGTGTTTCGGCGGTTGTGCCGATCCATTCGCCCAGCGCTTCGATGACCAGGACCAGTGGCGTGCCGTCGGGGTCGTGGGCGGCGGTCTGCGCCAGGTCGCGGGCGAGGTCTGTGGCGTCGGCCTCGTTCGTCGCGGTCGACTCCCAGATGGTGTCGAGTGCGGCGGGTGAGCGGCGGGACCCGAGGTAGACCGCCCGGGCGCCGGGTAGCGCGGCGGTGACGGCCTGGGCCAGCCAGGTGAGTGTCGTCGACCGGCCGGAGCCGGGCGACCCTGCGACGAGGAAGGCGCCGCTGGGGTCGAACGTGATGGGTGTGAGGGTGTCTCCGGCCAGGCCGAGAACGGGTTTGCCTGCGAGGGTGCTGGGGATCTCGCTGGTGGTGAGCACCGTCGGGAGGCGACCGATCGCGGGTGCGGGGGTCTCGTCGGCCGGGACGGTCCGCGACAGTGCGCGGGCTTGGGCTGCCGGGTCTGTGGAGCCTGCGGGGACCGCGACCTGCAGCTCGGAGGTGGTGCCGGCGACGACGGCGCGTCCTGGCGGTGACGTGGGGGTCAGGGCGTCGCGGGGCACGTCCATCTGCAGGTAGGCGGCCTCGTCGGTCTGGCGCAGGACGAGGCGGTAGCCCAGTGACGGCCCCCACGTCGTGGGGATCGCCGAGGGGCGTTCGGCGGTCGCGGCCAGGTGCACGCCCAGCGGGCGCCCTTCGGTCACGACTCGGCCGATCCCGGACCACAGGTGCTGGTGGGTGAGGTCGGTCTCGTACGCGTCCCGGAGGGCGCCGAGCCCGTCGATCAGCAGCAGGATGCGGGGCAGGTCCTGGCCGGTCTTGGCCCGGTGGTCCGTCAGCGTCGAGGCGTGCGCTGCGGCGAACGCGGCTGCGCGTTCGTCCAGGGTCTCGTGCAGCAGGCGTACGAGCCTGGCGACGCGTTCGTGGTCGTCGGCGTCGATGATCGATCCGACCCTGGGCAGGGGCGTGAGCATGTCCAGGCCGCCGGAGGACGCGTCGATGCCGTAGACGTGCACGGGGCCGGGTGTCGCGACGGCGAGCGTGCGCAGCGTCGTCGACTTGCCTGAGCCGCTGGTGCCGTGCACGACGAGGGACCCGTGGGTGTCGGGGTCCCAGCTCACCGCATGCTGCGCCTGCTCCTCGGGGACGTCGACGACGCCGAACGCGACTGCGGGCGCGGCGGGCAGGTCCTGCAGGTCGTAGGTGGGGGCGAGCTCGGGCAACCACGGCCGTGCCGGCGGGCGCACACCGGCGGACTCGGCAGCGACCCGGATGGTGGCCACGACGCGGGAGATGTCGGACGGGCCGTTGCTGGTGGAGGCGTCGCCGGGGACGTCGAGAGGTGTGCCGGGGCCGAAGTCGAGCGTGGCGAGCTCGACGGTCGGGCGCGGTGGGGTGGGCGGTGTGTGGCCGCCGGCGTACGCGGCCTGGAAGATCGCGACACGGTCCGGTCCCGTGCGCACGGCCCCGCGGCCGGGGATGGCGGGGTCGAACGCCGCGGCGACGTCGGTCCCGAGCACGTCGGTCGAGTCGTGCTCGTCGGCGACCCGCAGGGCGACGCGCAGGTTGGTGTTCGCGCGGAGGTTGTCGCGGATGACGCCCGCGGGGCGTTGGGTCGCCAGGATCAGGTGCAGCCCCAGGGACCGACCGCGTTGGGCGACGTCGATCATCCCGTCGACGAACTCCGGGACGTCGGAGACCAGCGCGGCGAACTCGTCGACGACGATCACCAGCGCCGGTGGCGTGTCGGGGTCACCGGTGCGTTCGAGGGTGAGCAGGTCCTTGGCGCCCTTCGCGGCCAGGAGCTTCTCGCGTCGACGCAGCTCGGCGCGCAGCGACGTCAGCGCCCGCCGGACCAGGTGCGGGGTGAGGTCGGTGACCAGGCCCACGCAGTGCGGCAGGTGCACGCAGTCGGCGAACGCGGCGCCGCCCTTGTAGTCGACCAGCAGGAACGTGACACGGTCGGGGGAGTGGGTCGCCGCCATCGCCAGCACCCAGGACTGCAGGAACTCGGACTTGCCGGAGCCGGTCGTGCCTCCGACCAGTGCGTGCGGTCCTTGCTCGCGCAGATCGAGGACGAAGTCCCCGTCGGCTCCGGCGCCGACCACGGCCCGCAGGGTCGCGTCGGTGGTGCGGCGGGTGCGGGCGGCGTCGCGGTCGATGAGGGAGCCGGTCTGGTTCCACCGGTCGATGACGGCCGCGGGCTGGTCCGCCAGGTCGTGGCCGGCGACCTGGAGCCAGGTGACCTGGCGGGGCACGTCCGACTCGTCGAGGGTCGGGGCACCGGCATCGACGAACGACGCCAGGTGCCGGGACAACGACGCGACGGCTGCGTCGTCGAGCCGCGGGGGGTTCGCCGCCCGCCACGACCGCTCGGCGGTCGACCCGACCCTGGGCCCGTCGGGGCCGGCGTCGAGGTCGACAAAACGCGTGCAGGCCGCGGGCAGGTCGCTGACGCGGTCGCCCGACCACAGCACGTGGATCCCCGCCGCGGGGCCGTCCTCGGCGAGCCGGACCAGCCGGCCCCGCTCGGCCGGTGTGTCGTTCTCGACCAGGACGACGAGCACGGGGAAGCGGCTCGCGCGGGTCGTCAACCGCTCAGCGACGAGCTCCTCCAGGCGGGTGAGCAGCACCCGGGCGGGTGCTGGCCCGGACGCCAGATGGGCGCTGCTGACGTGCGGGAGCCACTTGAGCCAGTCCCACGTCCGGGCCGTGCGCCGGGACGCGAACGCGGCGACCTGCAGATCCGCCGGTGAGTGCAGCGCGACCAGCTGCGCCAGGACAGCGCGCATGACGGCGTCACGGTCCACGCCTGCGACACCGAAGGCCCCCGCCTGCGGGATCGAGACCAGGTGCGGCACGTCCGAGACGTCTGCCAGCCCGCTCACTGTGCTCTGCAGGTCGGCCCAGACCTCGGGCAGCGCACGTCCGCGCGGGGGCAGGACGATCCGGGTCCGCGAGGTGTCAGCGCCCAGGCCGAGGTGCACGGTCGCGAACGTGTCGTCCGTCCGCCGGCGTGACCACAGCACCGGTGTCGCGTCGAGGGCGGCCCGCAGCGCCGTCCACGTGTCGGGCTCCTCCTCGCGCCGCTGGCGCTGCTCGAGCTCGTGCGCGGCGGTGACGTCGTCGGTCAGATCCTGCAGCGCGGTACGGAACCGGGTCGTGGCGTCCTTGAGCTGCTGGCGGTCCCGCAGCTTCTTGTCCAACCACGTCCCGGCGGCCAGCAGCGGCGCCAGGCCCACGAACACCAGCGAGAGCACCGACCGTGTCACCGCGTACAGGGCCAGGCCCATGGCGGCCGGGGCCACCATCGCCACCCACGGGAACCGGCCCGGCGCAGGCGGCTCCGGGGGAGCCGGCGCCTGGACCTCCCGCTCGGGGTACCGGGGCACGACCCGCGGCGACCGGTTGAACCGCGTCACCCCGCCCGCGGCGACGGTCGCCGGGTCCACCAACCAGTCGAACCGCAGCACGCTCTCACCCAGGACGACGTCCTGCCCCGGGCTCAGCGGGGCCCGGTCGACCCGACCACCGTCGACCAGCACACCGTTCAGCGAGCCGGTGTCCGCCACCGTCACCCGGTCGGACACCACGAACCGGGCGTGCCGGTTCGAGACCTGCAGGTCCGCGAGCCGCACGTCGGCGCCGCTCCCACGGCCCACGGTCCACACCCCTGCCGGCAGATCCACGACCAGACCGGTCGCCGGGCCCGCGACGGCCTGGAGCCGTACGAGCGCCGGTGCGCCTGTGCCTGCCGTGACGAACCGTGCCGCCCCGTCGGTCACTGTAACGGTGCTGCCCGAACGCACCCCGGAGTCCGGCAGCGGCGTATCCGGGCGCAAGAGCGCACCACGCGCTCCGTCCGAACCGATGACCTGCAGCGTCGGCGTCGGCGTAGCCGGTACGGCGTCGGACCGGACGAGGGCGGTCGCGACGTCCCCGACGGACGCTGCGGCATCGGTGCCGACGACGACGTCCAGCGCCGACGACCCCCGCAGCACGGTCAGACGCGTCCTCACCTTGCCCCCTTCCAGGAGTCCGAGCCGCACCTCGGGTATACGTCGACAGGCGGATCCGCGGTCGATGGTGCCATGTCCTGCGACCCGCTCGTCGCTCGTGCGGTCGACCGGGTGACCTGCAGGTCAGCGGTTTGGCAACCCCTTCGCCGATGCTGTAACAAGGGCGCTGACCAGCAGAGCGGGGGCAGTTCGTGACCGGGAACCTACGTGTGGAGACCAGCGTGCTGGCGTCCTCCGGCGATCGTCTGATCGCCCAGGCGTCCACACTCAGCGGCGCCACCGCCTCCACCGTTGCCGCGTCCGCGGGGGCTCTCGGGCACAGCAGCCTCGAGCACGCGGTCGGGCAGTTCGCACGGCGCTGGGCCACGGGCCTGACCGCCCTGGCCACCGACCTGCACGAGGCGGGCACCGCGCTCGGCGGGGTCGC is a genomic window containing:
- a CDS encoding glucose PTS transporter subunit EIIB, translating into MSKAEQILAALGGEANVVDLEPCITRLRVEVGDAQLVDETALKASGAFGVVRSGHIVQVIVGPEADNLAAELDSLR
- a CDS encoding PTS sugar transporter subunit IIA, whose amino-acid sequence is MTAVRLHSPVAGVVRPLADVPDVVFAEAVVGPGIAVEPDRTGRQDVLAPCDGVVGALHPHAFALELADGRSVLVHAGIDTVRLAGLGFELHVQRGEAVRTGQRMLSWSPVDVAAAGLATICPVVAVQADDAVLVPLAPEGEHVAAGAPLLDWQD
- a CDS encoding mechanosensitive ion channel family protein — encoded protein: MNHLLVTALTAFVEPTASSSPDVTPPGLKDTSETTTEWLAAWWDWFVGIPLRIVLIVLIGTVALALLRRVIGSVADHIAEGEAFGLKDTGEGGTARGGADVRTVLLKASPLATARRAQRARTIGSVLRSTASILVGSITVLLVLDTLGVNLAPFIASAGIVGVAVGFGAQSLVKDVLSGMFMLMEDQYGVGDVVDVGPATGTVEAVGLRVTRLRDGDGTLWYVPNGSMLRVGNKTQGFGTAVVELDVDYFADLDRVRDLLEIAAAQVAADDSLGAVLEGAPTITTAENLTAEAVRVRLKVRTVAGEHWRVARALRVAVRQVLEEADVPLAGQRDALEAHRARATGADADATTAVVSPAAPGDGTGDEAAPGDAGAEDDAQVDGTGAAAGTRDPRDTPVHGAVEPPPAR
- a CDS encoding prolyl oligopeptidase family serine peptidase, which codes for MTTDAPAAASPYPPAPRTDLVEDLHGRAVPDPYRALEDVDSPVTQEWSAAQDALYAAYRQRAVPAAGPFATNRLRDRLGELLGAGFVGAPAWRGDRRFVSRRSGDQEHAVVVVVEPDGAGGERERVLVDPLVLDPAGTTTLDAWQPSKEGDLLAYQVSHGGTEESVLHVLDVATGALVDGPIDRARYSPVAWLPGGEAFCYVRRLPPEGLPDDEKQYHRRVWLHRVGTPAEQDVELFGAGLDMTNYYGVSVSRDGRWLLVSASAGTAPRTDVWIADLHAPGGIASPTFVEVAVGLDAEVAAWVGRDGRLYVHTDLDAPRGRLAVTDPAAPGVASWTTLLPEDPEAVLEDVALVDDGGDATTPTHLLASWRRHAVSEVTVHDPVTGARRAGDAGVVPLPGLGSVSGLVTRPDGGTSVWFSYTDHVTVPHVHRYDATTGAVEVWASPPGQVPDLPAVRTQQVEVTSADGTTVRAFVLARADRVDADGRPLAPAPTVLYGYGGFQVSLDPAYSASTLAWVEAGGVYVVANLRGGGEEGEQWHRDGMRGAKQHVFDDFHAVAEHLVAAGWTTPAQLACWGGSNGGLLVGAAVTQRPDLWAAAVCSAPLLDMVRYQRFGLGVTWTEEYGDAGVPEELDWLLGYSPYHRVVEGTAYPAVLFTVFEGDTRVDPLHARKLAAALQHATSSDPATRPVLVRRETGVGHGGRSLSRTIALSVEQLQFVADRTGLAGGAA
- the malQ gene encoding 4-alpha-glucanotransferase, with translation MAHADIPDDLLRLAAAHQVEPDYRGHDGLQHRASADTVRKVLAALGVDASTPERVQLALAHVENMPWRRVLPPVVVVRQGRHAHVPVHVTHGDPVRVWVEIDPEAGGGRREVPQADVVVDPRTVDGRLVGRATFTLPADLPLGWHEMHAVGPSGSAHSPVVVTPDRLHLPEAVAQDRAWGLMAQLYSVRSRASWGVGDLADLAELCWLAGDQMGADFVLINPLHAAEPVEPLTPSPYLPTTRRFVNPLYVRVEDVREAGYLSAADRSLVEWAAEPVLPLDSDPGPIDRDVAWAAKRAALEVVFAHPRSPARQAAFEAFVEEQGEGLRTFALWCALLERHGPVAGWPAELRDPASPAVAAAAEELADRVELWTWLQWVADEQLARAQQAARDAGMAIGVMHDLAVGVHPEGSDAWALQDVLATGASVGAPPDMYNQQGQDWSQPPWDPTALARAAYRPYRDMLRTVLRHAGAVRVDHVIGLFRLWWIPQGNGAADGAYVRYDHEALVGILALEAHRAGAVVIGEDLGTVEPWVRDYLADRGVLGTSVLWFEQDVHGAPLPPEHYRPLVLATVTTHDLPPTAGYLAGEHVALRERLGLLTRPAPEVRAEAFAERDRMLAALRQRGLLGEDASEREVVEALHRWVLATPSRLVGVSLADAVGERRAQNQPGTDQEYPNWKIPLADGSGHVVLLDDLASNARLRSLARVMQR
- a CDS encoding AAA family ATPase; this encodes MSARRLRVVGTSGSGKTTLAREAARRLGVLHVELDEVVWQPGWVKRDAVEALADLRARLDGSPRGWVVDGNWETLLGPGMPAPDALVWLDYPRRTVMARVLRRTLARGLLRTELWNGNREDLRNLLRPEPEENVVLWAWTSHNRVAHRYAARAAAGEPVVRLRSPREARAWLRTLAPVPPGPADS
- a CDS encoding WXG100 family type VII secretion target; the protein is MSNLNVSYQDIRTAATRLTTGQDEITTKLNELKAYIASLISSGFVTDQASVAFGESYERFTAGATEVVSSLTSLSQYLQTTATTLEETDAALASGLRGR